The Metopolophium dirhodum isolate CAU chromosome 4, ASM1992520v1, whole genome shotgun sequence DNA window TCAAATGATTATTAAACATCATTGGTAcagtttcaattatattatcaattatcagcATACATTGTCTCCGCCTTgcaaacacttaatataaatttacaatttcacGTTTAGTATAATCTATTTTACCCTGTTACTAGAGTGAATTGATTTGTTACCGCGAGTCATTGCACTATTTGTACTAACCACCGAGGCATCTTCAATGCTCATTAAATTGTGTTTCcccaattaataaataatatttgtctttACCATGCATGCAatgataatgtttatatatgaaCATCATGCCCATACTTCGGGTCGGCATTTGCCActgttatactatttatttagtatCCAACGTCAGAAAatgtaatgataatttttttatataacttctATTGGACCTACAAAACCTACTTCCCCAGTGGAAATAGtgggtattattaaaaaactggCAAACAACAAATCCCCAGGTCATGACCTCATCTCTAACAAAGTCGTCAAAAATCTACCTATGAAATCGATCGTTCATCTTACTCATATCTATAATGCTGCCCTTCGGTTATCTTATTTCCCAACTACCTGGAAAGCATCTGTTATTGTTACAGTACTCAAACCTGGTAAGCCTCCAGAAAACCCCTCCTCGTACAGGCCCATCAGCTTACTACCAGTTCTGGGTAAAATCCTTGAAAAAATCATTCTCAAGCGAATCACCACCATAGCACAATCAAAAAACAGCATTCCAAACTTCCAGTTCGGCTTTCGTGCTCACCATGCCACAACTCATCAACTTCACAGGGTTGCGGACACTATCTCCGCAGCACTCGAAACCAAAAAATACTGCGCCGGTGTTTTTCTGGACGTTGCGAAAGCATTTGATACCGTCTGGCATGACGGTctccttttcaaattaaaaaatatttttccagccCCTTTATACCTAATACTTAAATCCTATCTTGCCAACCGCTCTTTTAATGTCCGACATAATTTACAACACTCAAAACAATATCCTATATATGCTGGTGTCCCTCAAGGCAGCGATATTGCTCCTTTCTTATACACCATATATACATCGGACCTGCCCACAACTGAAAATACCTTAGTTGGAACATATGCTGATGATACTGCCCTATTATCAGTTTCTTCTGACCATACCACCGCATCTCATCAACTTCAAACTCACCTAAATACTCTCTCACAGTGGTTCAccaattggaaaataaaaattaatgaatccAAGTCCTCTTTTGTGACTTTCTCACTCAGACCTCTAAACTGTCCAGCAGTAACAATCAACAACATCGTCATTCCTCATTCAACAGAAGTTAAATATCTGGGTCTTACATTCGACAGACGCCTTACCTGGTCTCTCCATCTTAAAGATAAGCGTAAGAGACTTAACTCTAGACTTCACCTGCTAAGACCACTACTTCGTTCGAACCTTACCTTACCCATCAAAATCATTCTTTATAAAGCTCTTCTTCAACCAATATGGACTTACGGTATTGTAATCTGGGGTTCCGCTAAGAACTCAAACAAGAGAACCATACAAGCGTTCCAAAACATCACTCTTCGCTTAATCACTGGTGCACCCTGGTTCGTCTCGAACGAGACCATAAACTCCGACCTCAAATTACCATCCATCGACCATACAGCTGCTGTCTACTACAAACGCTTCCACGCCAAACTCCAAGCTATTCCTAATCAACTAATCAATGAATTAGGTTCACTAACACTTCCAGGTAATCCAACCAGACGTCTGAAAAGGAAATGGTGCCGTGACATGATTACTTAagtttaaaacttatatatatttgaggTGTTACAAATGTGTGACTCCCTCCTCATGTAATTATTCTTGTTATTTgtctgttaattgttattacttttacttattgtaccttgtatagattgtaattctTCTAATAAaagccaaatttaaaaaaaaaaaaaaaacttctattggaatgataaaacataataaattgaatattttttattaaatgtaaatatattaattcatgcatataaaatgtattaaaccaCAATTTAAGttgtaattacaatttatatatattttaatgtaagacttgttagagaaaaaaaacacatttttaatagaaacaaattaatattactcaATGAGTTTCTTAGCTTTAAAATATCTCCTTAAGTACAAGATCTGCCATACACTCAATccgaataaacaaataatactaaACATACTAAACCAATGTACTCTCCTGCTTGTTGATTCATTTGTATTACGCATTTCTTCGGCACGATGCTTCATGTCAGAAAAATCTTGAACAATAGACGATGATAAATCTTCTAACATTTTCAGATCCAATTCCAAAGGTTTCAATTTAGCCACCTCTCCAATTCCTTCATATGTTTTTGCCTCAACaccagttttaatatttaatgcaaCCTCCTGCAAAATTCCTCGTTGATACCCAGGTACACGGGAAGTAAAGCAAATTTCAAACATATCATAATTTTCAGTACTAAACGTAAACTTTCCTTTGGTAATGTCTTGTTTATTAGCTAAGATGTGTCCTTTAGAATCCCTCACAATATAATCCATAAATTGACCATCAATTGGTGCAATCTCATAATCACCTTTGACTAATACATTTTGTCTGAGTTCTTCACGTAAACATTTTTGAGTGTTTGGATGCATAAGCCAACGTATTGGTGTTACTAATGGCAATGATAGCATAAGGATTAAACTCAATTTAACATCCATATTTATTGATAGATGGAACCGTGTGATTTTCTAATTGAATTCTGTAATAACCAAAATAAGAATTATGTTTTAACTTGCTTACAAGGTAAGTTgataacatttgtatttttatacagatataatctatataactataaatctTAACTGTATTTGGTATATCTGTAATCAGTGGCATGGCCAGGATTCTCGGTTTGTAATGGGGAATTTTTTAACACGAGGTGACGTGGATCCTCATAAGATTAGTTTATTATCAATTTGAAATTATCAGAAATATAtcagcataattttttttctttattaagcatatacttaagttataactttaaaatgtttaacatactTATTCTGGGTCTTGGtgatgatatttataaattaggtatttgaattataatttgtcAGAATTTCCAAAAGTAGatggttaaaatttaatttatagaacaAATGTATAGAATTAAGTGTAGATTAATGGGGTCATTTAATTGTGTGAATAGTGCTCAAGGGCACACCCAAGGGGGGAGGGAGGCTAACAGGGTTAAGCCcaccccaaaaaaaatattggccactaacattttattaggtatcaactttaaattataatataaaaaattaccaaCTATCTAACTATACTCTGTGCCACGAGAGAAGGAACCTGTTTCGCGCATGCAGACTGTAGGCATTCCCCACTTTGTGCCATTTAGTGTATGTCAAATACGTGGCGATGCGCGGAATCTAACATATTTTGGTCGAGAAATGGGTTCTTTCTGTGGCGCGGAGTATAAGACCGTGCAATGGCGTGCTTTCAGATTTCCgcacttatttaaaaattattttatttaggcccccccccccccgcccaataaaaataaatcatgggTGCTCCCCTGATAATCCTTACAGAAAGTTTTTAGGTTTCAATATTATGATGGTTGATACCATGGAAAAAATGTGTGGTGATCAAATGTACAAGTTtacaacttattatttaaactgcCCTGTACCTATAATCCACATTATTGCTAGTAGGATAAATTTTAAGTGATGTAAGTGACCTGAAATATCTGCTTTCCCGGTAAGGATTATAGAGCCACTCTGCTCCTGTTGAAATCTACAATACAGCAGAGCGAGTTCccagatttttaataatttttttgcataatCCATTAGCTATTGAAGACTTCTAGGAATTTAAAGTAGATCAagacaataacaaaataatagttaaaacctaacctatattatgttatagtattgTACGGTAGGTAATTACATACTATAAATTATGGGTTAGTTTactcaatttaattaaaatacatacaatttgtataagaaaaattaattaaaaatttttttaaactttaattacaCAAGAGTTAAATAGCATGGAGATGACCAACCGTCTCTCATGATTAAAAATTCATGATCCTTTAAAGCATAAAGGGGTGTCAAGTGTCAACGAACGATCAACCAAGTCATAAGCTCTTAAACAGTTGAATGATGTGCAATgaacaacataatattcaaaag harbors:
- the LOC132943438 gene encoding transmembrane emp24 domain-containing protein bai-like codes for the protein MDVKLSLILMLSLPLVTPIRWLMHPNTQKCLREELRQNVLVKGDYEIAPIDGQFMDYIVRDSKGHILANKQDITKGKFTFSTENYDMFEICFTSRVPGYQRGILQEVALNIKTGVEAKTYEGIGEVAKLKPLELDLKMLEDLSSSIVQDFSDMKHRAEEMRNTNESTSRRVHWFSMFSIICLFGLSVWQILYLRRYFKAKKLIE